A window from Mytilus galloprovincialis chromosome 8, xbMytGall1.hap1.1, whole genome shotgun sequence encodes these proteins:
- the LOC143043716 gene encoding uncharacterized protein LOC143043716 yields the protein MALHSCFFEHFENLIACSEDLKPLSTFTETDTYEILTEAGILPDSFEHLCVCSAHFSFYTRNNQNRKRRKLCEVPISLSSHPKSQNVPERGRKTKSITGGRPLDIVGVQKIREHWGIIIPVNTSICINCRRKLLDNIEEPKKCHEITADKDDFEKDTSNQDKPYDLRETTYDLDNFQSSYMVTDQSSQNTIFSSQNTISSSQNTASTIEDYNREHYVDLLNNYLNSRKVSAISLPIQRWKDSSKRTKRRYQGLFKECFYTIIDTFFPGEYDDIFNNICEDDVHQDEDDNGNSKLITALVESYEKSSAWQVRRQVLSVLAIKLSFKQLINYLPGLTEYRYYVAQKHSILYGCAIPPSETCKTRNKMDQEKLSNFLDFITSSHIIKDLPFGERHLKLSSGEVMDAPNIIRCMGPAAIIQQYQAYCEENEISLLGSSTMFRILSECSATVRKSLEGLDYFVAEGSRGFQDLQDIIVSEGYPETSNGTELNRLLLEAKRYMKTDYKVHVSGENEVADHCRKFALSSTKEEHFKDKCNHDHNKVCESCEQMKELLHGILKEVEVADFTDQQTKDDIVYRAQQAVESIFLWKSHILRARNQEAAKSFLFNSMKEDEVFVVFDWAMKYLPRKYREDQLDWFGKRGISWHISVCFRRNADELQSLTFVHIFESQISQDSKTTSATICDVLNNVLKNNPEVKSVHLWSDNAACYKCADTIININNNKPSKGHIVSYNFCEAQDGKGACDRAAATFKSGIKRYVNQGNDVVNAKQIKTAIERTKKNVKCHIKVVKIQTRDTATKNQASIPGITSYNNFVFENGGLRVWKAYGIGPGMQIMRKVN from the exons ATGGCTCTACATTCCTGcttttttgaacattttgaaaactTAATTGCTTGTTCAGAAGATTTAAAACCCTTATCCACATTTACAGAAACTGATACATATGAAATTTTAACGGAGGCTGGAATACTTCCAGATTCATTTGAACATTTATGTGTGTGCAGtgcacatttttcattttatacgAGAAATAATCAAAATAGAAAAAGGCGTAAATTGTGTGAAGTGCCAATATCCCTCAGTTCTCATCCAAAAAGTCAAAATGTACCCGAGAGAGGAAGGAAGACCAAATCAATCACAGGAGGAAGACCGTTGGATATTGTCGGAGTTCAGAAGATTAGAGAACATTGGGGAATCATCATTCCAGTCAATACTA GTATTTGCATCAACTGTAGAAGAAAACTTTTAGACAACATAGAAGAGCCTAAGAAATGTCATGAAATTACAGCAGATAAG GATGATTTTGAAAAGGATACCAGTAACCAAGACAAACCATACGACCTAAGAGAAACGACATACGATTTA GATAATTTTCAAAGTTCATATATGGTAACTGACCAATCAAGCCAGAATACAATTTTCTCAAGTCAGAATACAATTTCCTCAAGTCAGAACACAGCAAGTACAATAGAGGACTATAATAGAGAGCATTATGTCGATCTTTTGAACAATTATTTGAACTCCCGAAAGGTATCAGCGATTAGTTTGCCAATTCAGAGATGGAAGGACAGCAGTAAGAGGACAAAGAGAAGATACCAGGGTTTGTTTAAGGAATGCTTCTACACCATAATTGACACATTTTTCCCAGGGGAATATGATGATATATTCAACAATATATGTGAAGATGATGTACACCAGGATGAGGATGATAATGGTAATAGTAAATTGATAACCGCTCTTGTTGAATCCTATGAAAAATCTTCTGCCTGGCAAGTAAGGAGACAAGTTTTATCTGTTCTGGCAATAAAACTCAGCTTTAAACAGCTTATCAATTACTTACCAGGATTGACTGAATATAGATACTATGTTGCACAGAAACATAGCATATTATATGGTTGTGCGATACCACCAAGTGAAACATGTAAAACTAGAAATAAAATGGATCAGGAAAAGCTTTCCAATTTCTTGGATTTTATTACTTCAAGTCACATCATCAAGGATCTGCCATTTGGAGAAAGACATCTGAAGTTATCATCAGGGGAAGTTATGGATGCCCCTAATATAATAAGATGCATGGGACCTGCAGCCATCATTCAACAGTACCAGGCATATTGTGAGGAGAATGAGATCAGTTTACTAG gtagCAGCACAATGTTTAGAATACTTTCGGAATGTTCAGCTACTGTCAGAAAGTCACTGGAGGGACTAGACTACTTTGTTGCTGAAGGAAGCAGGGGATTTCAg GATCTTCAAGATATTATTGTGTCAGAAGGATACCCAGAAACATCAAATGGGACTGAATTGAACAGACTGTTGTTAGAAGCAAAACGATATATGAAAACAGATTACAAG GTTCATGTGTCAGGGGAGAATGAGGTAGCTGACCATTGTAGAAAATTTGCTTTATCAAGTACTAAAGAGGAACACTTCAAGGATAAATGCAACCATGATCACAATAAGGTTTGTGAATCTTGTGAGCAGATGAAGGAATTATTACATGGAATTTTGAAAGAGGTAGAAGTAGCTGATTTTACAGATCAACAGACAAAAGATGATATTGTATATAGAGCTCAGCAAGCAGTGGAGAGCATTTTCCTTTGGAAGAGTCATATCTTAAGAGCAAGAAACCAAGAAGCTGCGAAATCATTTCTTTTCAATTCAATGAAAGAAGATGAAGTTTTTGTTGTATTTGATTGGGCCATGAAGTATCTACCTCGCAAATATAGAGAAGATCAACTTGATTGGTTTGGAAAACGAGGTATATCATGGCACATATCTGTTTGCTTCCGAAGAAATGCAGACGAGTTGCAATCTCTGACCTTTGTTCACATATTCGAGTCACAGATTTCACAGGACTCAAAAACAACATCAGCGACAATTTGTGATGTTcttaacaatgttttaaaaaacaatccAGAGGTAAAATCTGTACACCTATGGTCAGATAACGCCGCATGTTATAAATGTGCTGATACTATAATCAACATCAATAACAACAAGCCTTCAAAGGGACACATTGTATCATATAACTTCTGTGAAGCCCAAGATGGGAAAGGGGCCTGCGATAGAGCAGCTGCTACATTCAAGAGTGGAATTAAAAGATATGTTAACCAAGGGAATGATGTTGTGAATGCTAAGCAGATAAAAACA GCCATTGaaagaactaaaaaaaatgttaaatgtcatATTAAAGTTGTGAAGATTCAAACCAGAGACACTGCTACGAAGAATCAAGCTTCTATACCTGGCATAACATCATACAACAACTTTGTGTTTGAAAATGGAGGACTTAGAGTTTGGAAAGCATATGGTATAGGGCCAGGTATGCAAATTATgagaaaagttaattaa